A region of Pyxidicoccus parkwaysis DNA encodes the following proteins:
- a CDS encoding RNA polymerase sigma factor codes for MAPPNTPVSHTTPLVEKQPAEASSAAVLEARARQSSLRIVEQNATSHGGTSPLMGVGERNHAAGAIALQLRDWLLAQAKVICRNAPDAEDLVQETLTRFMATFGSTSPLPNESTCAKWLVTTLTNIFYDQCRKQRVQARRVNDLSLAAEARTEQPEPPPAYESLTDEQIEEAISMLGSVGRTTFELHAAGKKNPDIARELGIRPGTVAKRLHDARVKLRTILRKYLQAGMN; via the coding sequence ATGGCCCCACCCAACACGCCGGTGTCCCATACAACCCCGCTGGTAGAGAAGCAGCCTGCAGAGGCCTCCTCCGCTGCGGTGCTGGAGGCTCGCGCGCGGCAAAGCTCCTTGCGTATCGTGGAGCAGAATGCGACGAGCCACGGGGGGACCTCACCTTTGATGGGAGTCGGAGAGCGCAACCACGCGGCGGGGGCGATTGCGCTGCAACTCCGCGACTGGCTCCTGGCCCAGGCAAAGGTCATCTGCCGCAATGCACCGGATGCGGAGGATCTCGTCCAAGAGACTCTGACCCGGTTTATGGCCACTTTTGGCAGCACAAGCCCACTGCCGAACGAAAGTACCTGCGCGAAGTGGTTGGTGACCACTCTCACCAACATCTTCTATGACCAGTGCCGGAAACAGCGTGTCCAGGCTCGGAGGGTGAACGACCTGAGCCTGGCTGCTGAAGCAAGGACTGAGCAACCAGAACCTCCACCAGCGTACGAGTCCCTCACGGATGAGCAGATTGAAGAGGCGATCAGCATGCTGGGCTCGGTGGGGCGTACCACCTTCGAACTGCATGCCGCCGGAAAGAAGAACCCCGACATTGCTCGCGAGCTTGGGATTCGACCTGGAACAGTGGCCAAGCGGCTACACGATGCGCGTGTCAAGCTCCGCACCATTCTCCGAAAGTATC
- a CDS encoding tail fiber domain-containing protein, with amino-acid sequence MTDPYIKANPGDPILSEHWNTIQVRMIEALRTHTHLGGDDGKKLGGGGIDPETTLSVKQVDATSALTVRGLNVYDRLTGLGTEKLAVTGGTVSGSLAVTGNVGIGVTSPRARLDIQEAVRGGNHPAAVRGLYITSDFGPEADGVEFRHTNGTQGVGIAYNTLYATGSNADQDLGLKARGNGKVTIRGDLKIGGPSLLSATGRRLLETSATDDWLRVNPSIDYKAIALYGTVAIGEGGLSVGDWTQVPKGALKVTGTIQTEQDLVLGSNAANKRFIVHSRSGTGDFLHITADKADGNWDWANGIVLKRGGGVGIGTTTPQSALHVVSSTNIVARIEAGGTGGWAEVDLYSTYGVANQRNWNLAAQGGGGFAIRLLSDARGTMMTPLYIDTGGTVFASRNLQVQGDLYAANSGLYFTKTDHDHSGIGNTQGYAAIENASNFGALMILGRSTPAGRIVKLWDRLEVNGKIWTSDGRFEGSDLRLKRDITPLEGALEKVLKLRATRFRMLESRDESPRIGLIAQEVEEVFPEVIDEGPNGMKGISYARLVAPLIEAIKAQQQQLEELRAALRATTKETPA; translated from the coding sequence ATGACCGACCCGTACATCAAGGCCAATCCCGGAGACCCCATCCTCTCCGAGCACTGGAACACCATCCAGGTGCGGATGATTGAAGCGCTCCGCACGCACACCCACCTGGGAGGGGATGACGGCAAGAAGCTGGGCGGCGGCGGCATCGACCCGGAGACGACGCTGTCGGTGAAGCAGGTCGACGCCACGAGCGCCCTGACGGTGAGGGGCCTCAACGTGTACGACAGGCTCACGGGCCTGGGAACCGAGAAGCTCGCCGTCACGGGAGGCACGGTCTCCGGCTCGCTGGCGGTGACCGGCAACGTGGGCATCGGGGTGACGTCACCGAGGGCGCGGCTGGACATCCAGGAGGCGGTTCGAGGAGGAAACCACCCCGCCGCGGTGAGGGGGCTGTACATCACGAGCGACTTCGGCCCCGAGGCGGATGGTGTCGAGTTCCGGCACACCAACGGGACGCAGGGAGTCGGGATTGCCTACAACACCCTCTATGCCACGGGCTCCAACGCGGACCAGGACCTGGGCTTGAAGGCCCGGGGCAATGGCAAGGTCACCATCCGGGGCGACCTCAAGATTGGTGGGCCCTCGCTGTTGAGCGCCACCGGCAGACGCCTCCTCGAGACGAGTGCCACCGACGACTGGCTGCGCGTCAACCCCAGCATTGATTACAAGGCCATCGCCCTGTACGGCACGGTAGCCATTGGCGAGGGCGGGCTGTCCGTCGGAGATTGGACGCAGGTCCCCAAGGGAGCGCTCAAGGTCACGGGCACCATCCAAACGGAACAGGACCTGGTGCTCGGGAGCAACGCGGCCAACAAGAGGTTCATCGTCCACTCTCGGAGTGGGACCGGCGACTTCCTGCACATCACCGCCGACAAGGCGGATGGGAACTGGGACTGGGCGAACGGCATCGTGCTGAAGCGCGGCGGTGGCGTCGGCATCGGGACGACCACGCCCCAGAGTGCGCTCCATGTCGTCTCGTCGACCAACATCGTGGCGCGCATCGAGGCGGGCGGCACGGGAGGCTGGGCCGAGGTCGACCTCTACAGCACGTACGGCGTGGCGAATCAGAGGAATTGGAACCTCGCGGCGCAAGGAGGAGGCGGCTTCGCGATCCGCCTGCTCTCGGACGCGAGAGGCACGATGATGACCCCGCTGTACATCGATACGGGTGGCACGGTATTCGCCAGCAGGAACCTCCAGGTCCAGGGCGACCTCTACGCCGCCAACTCGGGCTTGTATTTCACCAAGACGGATCACGACCACAGCGGCATCGGCAACACCCAGGGTTACGCGGCCATCGAGAACGCCAGCAACTTCGGTGCCCTGATGATCCTGGGCCGCTCGACACCCGCCGGCCGCATCGTCAAGCTCTGGGACCGCCTGGAGGTCAACGGCAAGATCTGGACGAGCGATGGTCGCTTCGAGGGCTCGGATCTCCGCCTCAAGCGCGACATCACCCCACTGGAAGGCGCGCTGGAGAAGGTCCTGAAGCTGCGCGCGACGCGCTTCCGGATGCTGGAGTCCAGGGACGAGTCCCCGCGAATCGGCCTCATCGCCCAGGAGGTGGAGGAAGTCTTCCCCGAGGTCATCGACGAGGGACCGAACGGGATGAAGGGCATCAGCTACGCTCGACTCGTCGCCCCGCTCATCGAGGCCATCAAGGCCCAGCAGCAGCAACTCGAAGAATTGCGTGCCGCGCTGCGAGCCACCACGAAGGAGACCCCCGCATGA